The Coregonus clupeaformis isolate EN_2021a chromosome 18, ASM2061545v1, whole genome shotgun sequence genome has a segment encoding these proteins:
- the LOC121530685 gene encoding U3 small nucleolar ribonucleoprotein protein IMP4 codes for MLRRETRLRREYLYRKAQEDRVRTIEEKKQKLKSALDDNRLIPTEVRREAVQLQKLLEYDDEGAEGVSSHMDDEYKWAGVEDPKVMVTTSRDPSSRLKMFVKEVKLIFPGAQRMNRGGHEIKALVQACKANNVTDLIIVHETRGQPDGLVVCHLPFGPTAYFTLYNVVMRHDVPDIGTMSEAYPHLIFHNFSSRLGQRVSNILKYLFPVPKEDSRRVITFSNQEDFISFRHHTFKKTDHKNVELSEVGPRFEMKLYMIKLGTLENEATADVEWRHHSYTHTAKKRKFLSVE; via the exons atg CTTCGTCGAGAGACGAGACTGAGACGGGAGTACCTGTATAGGAAGGCCCAGGAGGACCGAGTGCGGACGATTGAGGAGAAGAAACAGAAGCTGAAATCTGCTCTTGATG ACAATCGTCTCATCCCAACTGAGGTTCGCAGAGAAGCTGTTCAGTTACAGAAATTGCTGGAGTATGACGATGAGGGAGCGGAAG GTGTCAGCTCTCACATGGATGATGAGTATAAATGGGCTGGAGTGGAGGATCCAAAGGTCATGGTCACAACGTCAAGAGACCCCAGCTCTCGACTCAAGATGTTTGTCAAA GAGGTGAAACTGATCTTCCCAGGCGCTCAGCGTATGAACAGGGGAGGTCATGAGATCAAAGCTCTTGTACAAGCCTGTAAAGCCAACAATGTTACAGACCTGATCATTGTTCATGAGACCAGAGGACAGCCAG ATGGGCTGGTGGTGTGCCACCTACCTTTTGGACCAACTGCGTACTTCACCCTTTACAATGTGGTAATGAGACATGATGTGCCAGACATTGGAACCATGTCTGAGGCCTACCCCCACCTCATCTTTCACAACTTCTCCTCACGACTTGGCCAGAGG GTTTCCAATATCCTCAAGTATTTGTTCCCAGTGCCTAAAGAGGACAGTAGACGAGTTATCACATTTTCCAACCAGGAGGATTTTATATCTTTCAG ACATCACACTTTCAAGAAAACGGACCACAAGAACGTTGAGTTGTCAGAAGTTGGACCCAGATTTGAAATGAAAT TGTACATGATCAAGCTTGGTACCCTGGAGAATGAGGCTACAGCGGACGTTGAATGGCGCcaccactcctacacacacactgccaaaaAGAGGAAGTTTCTCAGCGTGGAGTAG